The following nucleotide sequence is from Pseudomonas putida S13.1.2.
TCCTTGATTTGTAGTGGAGTGAGATCAGGGTTGATGGAAATCATCGCAGCGACCACGCCAGTGACTAGCGCTGCTGCATACGAGGTGCCGCAGCCTACGCCACGCCCGACCCACCCTACGGTTGGTTCAGGGGGATTCGGGCATGCGGCAGCACTGATGTCGATACGAGGGCCAACATTGGAGCTGCGACGAGGCACGGCGAAACGAGGGTCAGCAACATCCACAACCTGGCCACTTCGCTGATGCCCACCGACCACTCCATCGATCACTACATTTGGATGTCCCTGATTTGTACCTCGCACATGCGCGCACCACTGTTGAAAGCCGCCGCTATGGCTACGACTAGAGGGTGCGAGATCATCTATTCGTAACGTGTCGAATGCTTCAGCCCCGCAGGTCATGAGGATCGCCGCCCAGGCCGATACATTCAAAATTCGTTTGTTCATTTCTGCCACTTCCCTACCGCTGTCAGGAAGTGCCCGAAGTACCTTCTTCTGATTCGCTCAGGTCAGCTTCCTCTCTGACCCTGACCCTAAATCGCTTGGCTATGTCTGCCTACTGGCAAAAATGTCAGTTCCGCGCAAGCGGCTCCGCCAACGCGGCCGGTTCTGCGCGGTCGAGAAATATTCCCAGGGGTAGGTCCACCCACGTCCATTGTGCGCACCGTTATTGCTGCCCTGTACCAGATACCGGACTACCTGGGCATGTCGCTGGTCACATCAGCAGGCATTTTGGAAAGCTCGGGTGCGCTCAACAGGTCTACTGCGGACAGCAACGCATCGGGTTCGATGGGGCCTTCCAGGATCAGGGTGTGCTGGGTGTGATTGTCGATCAGGCGCAGGGTTGGTGTGGCGTTCAATCCGTTGTGCAAGGCTGCCGCTTGCTGAGCTGCCACGGTGAGGGCTGCCTGCTCGTCTGCCAGGCAGCGTTGCAGTGAAGGATTGGCCCCAGGGTAGGACGTGCCAGCAGCCAACCCCTGGCCCTTGCCCTGGGTATGCAAGTAGACCCACACCACTGCTCCCCAGAACCCCTCACGGCCTTTGAACTGGCCCACGCACTCAGCCAGCCGCGCTTCGCGACTGGCCGCAGGTTCGGGCTGCGGTAATGGCAGGTTATGCCAAGCCAGGTTGACGTGATCGTTGGTGACGATCCAGCGCTGCAGTTGCGGCAGGTAGACCCGGCAATGCGGGCATTCGAGGTCGGCGTAGAGGGCGATTGTGAAGCGTGCTTCGGGATTGCCATAGATCCCCGGTGGGCTGTCATTCGCAGCGGAGCGCAAGGGTAGCGGTAGCCACCAGCACAGCGCCAGACCCGCGATGGTGAGCCAACCGCAGGTCCATTTCAGGTTGTGTGCCGGTATCCGTTTGCGCATGGTGCCGCTCCTGGCAGTCCCAGGTAAAAGGGCTCGATACCGTGGGCCCGGTCGTCATCCTGGGCCTTGCGGATCGCCCTATCGGGACCGCTGTTGCCGTGTTGCTGCATGACGATATGACGGGTGTTTTTGTCCTCAGGTTCCGTCATTGTCAGGGCCAGTTAGAAACTCGGCAGCCTTTCGCGGGCTCGCCCACACAGATATAGCGTATTCACGCACCGCACGCGCAACCTGTGGGAGCGGGCGAGCCCGCGAAGGGCCGCAACGCGGCCCCAAATTGCTTTATGCCTTCTAAATGTGATCCTTCAATTATTCCC
It contains:
- a CDS encoding DsbA family protein — its product is MRKRIPAHNLKWTCGWLTIAGLALCWWLPLPLRSAANDSPPGIYGNPEARFTIALYADLECPHCRVYLPQLQRWIVTNDHVNLAWHNLPLPQPEPAASREARLAECVGQFKGREGFWGAVVWVYLHTQGKGQGLAAGTSYPGANPSLQRCLADEQAALTVAAQQAAALHNGLNATPTLRLIDNHTQHTLILEGPIEPDALLSAVDLLSAPELSKMPADVTSDMPR
- a CDS encoding S8/S53 family peptidase, whose protein sequence is MNKRILNVSAWAAILMTCGAEAFDTLRIDDLAPSSRSHSGGFQQWCAHVRGTNQGHPNVVIDGVVGGHQRSGQVVDVADPRFAVPRRSSNVGPRIDISAAACPNPPEPTVGWVGRGVGCGTSYAAALVTGVVAAMISINPDLTPLQIKDLLRQSALPMVARADQASRIGPTRPIRADACLNNGACTVEQFARMDMYQALALAVKSKRHSLMAEDGRGELSK